One genomic segment of Longimicrobium sp. includes these proteins:
- a CDS encoding HAMP domain-containing sensor histidine kinase has protein sequence MKLRQRIVLTLVGITVILAIPAAYGLLALRGLHDITDRLSEQRVVTGTLGDLRNAVETARDAQRRYAVLAPLADPALGGNPRDTVQTRVQADSAVREATRTLELLRTQNDGAYAGASLPVVRTWSEITAGIRRERTLLEAGQRDSAEAVRRALEQQFGAMDPQLDEVDRAIANQTGRDLEQAESVASRAASTTLVALALALAATLIIGTLLTRTLLRPIALLRRGMASVAEGDFDPHVHIPRERPDELGDLARSFGTMTSQLRELDRLKAEFVSVASHEIKTPLSVIRGYVTLLADGIYGEVNDQQKKTLEAVSTQTDRLTRLVHRLLDVSRFEAGGARLELREIQLRAFFEELTGDFRVLAVQNGIHFPVSLSDDLPPTLVGDEDRLNEVLGNLLSNAFKFTPKEGTIRVEAARCDGGVQVEVEDTGVGIPADKLPHVFEKFYQVDNDAQPRSVGSGLGLAIAREIVEAHGGTIGAESEVGRGTRFRVFLPERPPAAGHA, from the coding sequence ATGAAGCTCCGGCAACGCATCGTCCTTACGCTGGTGGGGATCACGGTCATCCTGGCGATTCCCGCCGCCTACGGCCTGCTGGCCCTGCGTGGCCTGCACGACATCACCGACCGCCTGTCGGAGCAGCGGGTGGTCACGGGCACGCTGGGCGATCTGCGCAACGCGGTTGAAACAGCCCGCGACGCGCAGCGCCGGTACGCGGTGCTCGCTCCCTTGGCGGATCCTGCGCTCGGCGGCAACCCCCGCGACACCGTCCAAACCCGTGTCCAGGCGGACAGCGCCGTGCGCGAAGCCACCCGGACGCTGGAACTGCTGCGCACGCAAAACGACGGCGCGTATGCGGGGGCCAGCCTTCCCGTCGTACGGACGTGGTCCGAGATCACCGCCGGCATTCGTCGCGAGCGCACGCTGCTGGAGGCTGGCCAGCGGGACTCGGCCGAGGCCGTGCGACGGGCGCTCGAGCAGCAGTTCGGGGCGATGGATCCGCAGCTGGACGAGGTGGACCGCGCCATCGCGAACCAGACCGGGCGGGACCTGGAACAAGCCGAAAGCGTGGCCAGCCGTGCGGCGAGCACCACGCTGGTGGCGCTGGCGCTCGCCCTGGCGGCCACGCTCATCATCGGGACGCTGCTCACGCGCACGCTGCTGCGGCCCATCGCGCTGCTGCGGCGGGGGATGGCCTCGGTGGCGGAGGGCGACTTCGACCCGCACGTGCACATCCCCCGCGAGCGGCCGGACGAGCTGGGCGACCTGGCGCGCTCGTTCGGGACGATGACCTCGCAGCTGCGCGAGCTGGACCGGCTCAAGGCGGAGTTCGTGTCCGTGGCCAGCCACGAGATCAAGACGCCGCTGAGCGTGATCCGCGGCTACGTGACGCTGCTGGCGGACGGCATCTACGGCGAGGTGAACGACCAGCAGAAGAAGACGCTGGAGGCCGTGAGCACGCAGACGGACCGGTTGACGCGCCTGGTGCACCGGCTGCTGGACGTGAGCCGCTTCGAGGCCGGCGGGGCGCGGCTGGAGCTGCGCGAGATCCAGCTGCGGGCCTTCTTCGAGGAGCTGACGGGCGACTTTCGCGTGCTGGCGGTGCAGAACGGCATCCACTTTCCCGTGAGCCTGTCGGACGACCTGCCCCCCACCCTGGTGGGCGACGAGGACCGGCTCAACGAGGTGCTGGGCAACCTGCTCTCCAACGCGTTCAAGTTCACGCCCAAGGAAGGCACCATCCGCGTGGAGGCGGCCCGGTGCGACGGCGGCGTGCAGGTGGAGGTGGAGGACACGGGCGTCGGGATCCCCGCCGACAAGCTGCCCCACGTCTTCGAGAAGTTCTACCAGGTGGACAACGACGCGCAGCCGCGGTCGGTGGGGTCGGGTCTGGGGCTGGCGATCGCGCGGGAGATCGTGGAGGCGCACGGGGGCACGATCGGTGCAGAAAGCGAGGTGGGGCGAGGAACGCGCTTCCGCGTGTTCCTTCCCGAGCGGCCACCCGCCGCCGGGCACGCCTGA
- the mazG gene encoding nucleoside triphosphate pyrophosphohydrolase, producing the protein MRPSQAENPSPGRESGVLDRALALVEFLRAHCPWDAAQTPVTLTRYLLEEAHEVAGAIAGGDPDALRGELGDLLLNVAFQVVIGEETGTFSREEVVAGLEQKMRRRHPHLYGLGPAEPWETLKARERGGGPPASILDEVPTGLDPLLLAYRIQERVAKVGFDWDDARGALDKVREEAEEIGRELDEADPDRLRDEIGDLLFAAVNLARLAGVHPSAALAAANAKFSRRFRALEGLAMRDGVVWGQATLEELDRLWDEVKRLERAAAPPAGPEAP; encoded by the coding sequence GTGAGACCCTCGCAAGCCGAAAACCCCTCGCCCGGCCGTGAAAGCGGCGTTCTCGACCGCGCACTGGCGCTGGTCGAGTTCCTGCGCGCGCACTGTCCCTGGGACGCGGCGCAGACCCCCGTGACCCTGACCCGCTACCTGCTGGAAGAGGCGCACGAGGTCGCCGGCGCCATTGCCGGCGGCGACCCGGACGCCCTGCGGGGCGAGCTGGGCGACCTGCTGCTGAACGTGGCCTTCCAGGTCGTGATCGGGGAGGAGACCGGCACCTTCAGCCGCGAGGAAGTGGTCGCTGGGCTGGAGCAAAAGATGCGCCGCCGCCATCCCCACCTGTACGGCCTGGGCCCGGCGGAGCCGTGGGAAACGCTCAAGGCCCGCGAGCGCGGCGGCGGCCCCCCGGCCAGCATCCTGGACGAGGTGCCCACCGGGCTGGACCCCCTGCTGCTGGCCTATCGTATCCAGGAGCGGGTCGCGAAGGTGGGCTTTGACTGGGACGACGCCCGCGGCGCGCTGGACAAGGTGCGCGAGGAGGCGGAGGAGATCGGCCGCGAGCTGGACGAGGCGGACCCGGACCGGCTGCGGGACGAGATCGGCGACCTGCTGTTCGCGGCCGTGAACCTGGCGCGGCTGGCCGGCGTGCACCCCAGCGCGGCCCTGGCGGCGGCGAACGCCAAGTTCTCCCGCCGCTTCCGCGCGCTGGAGGGGCTGGCGATGCGCGATGGCGTCGTCTGGGGGCAGGCCACGCTGGAAGAGCTGGACCGCCTGTGGGACGAGGTCAAGCGCCTGGAGCGTGCGGCCGCCCCGCCGGCGGGCCCGGAGGCGCCGTGA
- the recG gene encoding ATP-dependent DNA helicase RecG: MRSINPPVVSYGSSTYQPAISSLDRPVQFLKGVGPGRAPLLQKLGLLTARDVLYHAPHRYEDASTITHIGALATGMDATIIGRVVSAGVLPTRKGLRIFQAVIRDDTGMIECAWPGQPYLERVIHKGDLLLLSGPVKFFHGRQMQPREFTVVAGEGETPGDDGAGFIFPVYPATEGLTYRQLRKLIHDNLDELLRRVREEEDAIPADVLKRIEVEPLWKALDHVHRPTSLAEAEQGRRRLAFEELFYLQLLHARTRHRTVAERAGIAFQRKDFLVKPFHRQLPFTLTNAQKKVLKEIGEDMASPKRMNRLLQGDVGSGKTVVALFAMLRAVENGYQAALMVPTEILAEQHARTLQRLLADLPVSITLLTGRLGTKQWKEVSYRIASGDADIVVGTHALIQEGVQFHNLGLVVVDEQHRFGVKQRLTIQDMSQNGDTLVMSATPIPRSLALTLYGDLDISVLDERPPGRRPIKTALRMESSRPRVFKFVEEEVRKGRQAYIVYPLVEESEKVDLKAAAAEFEQLQGLFPHLRMALIHGQMPGEEKDRTMRAFGAGEVDVLVSTTVIEVGIDVPNATVMVIEHAERFGLSQLHQLRGRVGRGSEDSFCILIFGGQGSLERLKVFASTEDGFAIAEADLRLRGAGDLFGARQSGLPAFRFADLEKDLNLLSAARGEARAIVERDPELANHPQLRDALSTRYEERARMFRVG, encoded by the coding sequence ATGCGATCCATCAACCCGCCCGTCGTGAGTTACGGCAGCTCCACGTACCAGCCCGCGATCTCCTCGCTCGACCGCCCCGTCCAGTTTTTGAAGGGGGTGGGGCCCGGCCGCGCGCCGCTGCTGCAGAAGCTGGGGCTGCTGACCGCGCGCGACGTGCTGTACCACGCCCCGCACCGCTACGAGGACGCGTCCACCATCACCCACATCGGCGCGCTGGCCACGGGGATGGACGCAACCATCATCGGCCGCGTGGTCTCCGCGGGGGTGCTGCCCACGCGCAAGGGGCTGCGCATCTTCCAGGCGGTGATCCGCGACGACACGGGGATGATCGAGTGCGCGTGGCCGGGGCAGCCGTACCTGGAGCGCGTCATCCACAAGGGCGACCTGCTGCTCCTCTCCGGCCCGGTGAAGTTCTTCCACGGCCGGCAGATGCAGCCGCGCGAGTTCACCGTGGTCGCCGGCGAGGGCGAGACGCCGGGGGATGACGGGGCGGGCTTCATCTTCCCCGTCTATCCCGCGACCGAGGGGCTCACCTACCGCCAGCTGCGCAAGCTCATCCACGACAACCTGGACGAGCTGCTGCGGCGGGTGCGCGAGGAGGAAGACGCCATCCCCGCCGACGTGCTGAAGCGCATCGAGGTGGAGCCGCTGTGGAAGGCGCTGGACCACGTCCACCGCCCCACCTCGCTGGCCGAGGCGGAGCAGGGGCGCCGGCGGCTGGCCTTCGAGGAGCTCTTCTATCTCCAGCTCCTGCACGCGCGCACGCGCCACCGCACCGTGGCCGAGCGCGCGGGGATCGCCTTCCAGCGCAAGGACTTCCTGGTGAAGCCCTTCCATCGCCAGCTCCCCTTCACGCTGACGAACGCGCAGAAGAAGGTGCTGAAGGAGATCGGCGAGGACATGGCGTCGCCGAAGCGGATGAACCGGCTGCTGCAGGGCGACGTGGGGAGCGGGAAGACGGTGGTGGCGCTCTTCGCCATGCTGCGCGCGGTGGAGAACGGCTACCAGGCCGCGCTCATGGTCCCCACGGAGATCCTGGCCGAGCAGCACGCCCGCACCCTGCAGCGGCTGCTGGCGGACCTCCCCGTGAGCATCACCCTGCTGACGGGACGGCTGGGGACCAAGCAGTGGAAGGAAGTCAGCTACCGCATCGCCAGCGGCGACGCCGACATCGTGGTGGGGACGCACGCGCTCATCCAGGAAGGTGTGCAGTTCCACAACCTGGGGCTGGTGGTGGTGGATGAGCAGCACCGGTTCGGGGTCAAGCAGCGGCTCACCATCCAGGACATGTCGCAGAACGGCGACACGCTGGTGATGTCGGCCACGCCCATCCCCCGGTCGCTGGCGCTGACGCTGTATGGCGACCTGGACATCAGCGTGCTGGACGAGCGCCCCCCCGGCCGCCGGCCCATCAAGACGGCCCTGCGGATGGAATCGTCCCGCCCCAGGGTGTTCAAGTTCGTGGAGGAGGAGGTGCGGAAGGGGCGGCAGGCGTACATCGTCTACCCGCTGGTGGAAGAGTCCGAGAAGGTGGATCTCAAGGCCGCCGCGGCGGAGTTCGAGCAGCTGCAGGGCCTCTTTCCGCACCTGCGGATGGCGCTCATCCACGGCCAGATGCCCGGCGAGGAAAAGGACCGGACGATGCGGGCGTTCGGCGCGGGCGAGGTGGACGTGCTCGTTTCCACCACCGTGATCGAGGTGGGGATCGACGTCCCCAACGCCACGGTGATGGTGATCGAGCACGCCGAACGCTTCGGGCTCAGCCAGCTGCACCAGCTGCGGGGCCGGGTGGGGCGGGGATCGGAGGACAGCTTCTGCATCCTGATCTTTGGCGGGCAGGGCTCGCTGGAGCGGCTCAAGGTGTTCGCCAGCACGGAAGACGGCTTCGCCATCGCCGAGGCGGACCTGCGGCTGCGCGGCGCGGGCGACCTGTTCGGAGCGCGGCAGTCCGGCCTCCCCGCGTTCCGTTTCGCGGACCTGGAAAAGGACCTGAACCTCCTTTCCGCCGCCCGCGGCGAGGCCCGCGCCATCGTGGAGCGCGACCCCGAGCTGGCGAACCACCCCCAGCTGCGCGACGCCCTCTCCACCCGCTACGAGGAGCGCGCGCGGATGTTCCGGGTGGGGTAG